A single region of the Ornithorhynchus anatinus isolate Pmale09 chromosome 6, mOrnAna1.pri.v4, whole genome shotgun sequence genome encodes:
- the LOC103170945 gene encoding uncharacterized protein LOC103170945: protein MSGGSFKCITARGHEACTPFSDMTSSGLPATPTSAAAVTATAELRCHTDSDGEGWDYCGSRKDTFCSWKVGESPKNCTLGHLGGKDRVTFHREVQEDLKKPTREQFQEAVRLIDRINSSTFLPAAEETASVQTQQVDEDDCNGLDYTKLELQVDWLSNPKTIARVIFPRQLNEVGFLRLALYASLHSAFYKPGHAILLSLWDNPDCSSFF, encoded by the coding sequence ATGAGCGGCGGCAGCTTCAAGTGCATCACGGCCCGGGGCCACGAGGCTTGCACCCCCTTCTCCGACATGACCAGCTCcggcctccccgccaccccaactTCCGCTGCAGCCGTTACGGCCACCGCGGAGCTGCGCTGCCACACGGACAGCGACGGGGAGGGCTGGGACTACTGCGGGTCTAGGAAAGACACCTTCTGCTCCTGGAAGGTAGGGGAGTCGCCCAAGAACTGTACCCTCGGCCACCTGGGTGGGAAGGATCGGGTCACCTTCCACAGGGAGGTGCAGGAGGATCTGAAGAAACCGACCCGGGAGCAGTTCCAGGAAGCCGTGCGCCTCATCGACAGAATCAACTCGTCCACCTTCCTCCCGGCCGCCGAGGAGACTGCCTCGGTGCAGACGCAGCAAGTGGACGAAGACGACTGCAATGGCCTCGACTACACCAAGCTGGAGTTGCAGGTGGACTGGCTCTCCAACCCCAAAACCATCGCCCGGGTGATCTTCCCCAGGCAGCTGAATGAGGTCGGCTTCCTCCGGCTGGCCCTCTACGCCAGCCTACACAGCGCCTTCTACAAACCCGGCCATgccatcctcctttccctctgggaTAACCCGGACTGTTCCTCCTTCTTCTAG